The Lycium barbarum isolate Lr01 chromosome 10, ASM1917538v2, whole genome shotgun sequence genome includes a region encoding these proteins:
- the LOC132613132 gene encoding uncharacterized protein LOC132613132: MSSPWPFVAWGMDVVEPIEPAASNGHRFILVPIDYFTKWVEAMSHKAVTKNVVADFVRNHIICRFGVPESIITDNGVNLNSHLKKDICEQFKVTHQNSTAYQPQMNGVVEAANKNIKRILRKMTNSHKGWHEKLPYALLGYRTTARTLTGATPYLLVYETEAVIPADVEIPSLRIIHEGKLDNVEWVGARYEQLALIDERRMVAVCHG, from the coding sequence ATGAGCTCACCATGGCCTTTCgtcgcttggggcatggatgttgtCGAACCCATTGAACCCGCAGCCTCGAATGGCCACCGGTTCATTTTGGTTCCCATTGACtatttcaccaagtgggtggaagcaatgTCTCACAAAGCAGTAACGAAGAATGTGGTGGCAGACTTTGTGCGAAACCACATCATATGCAGATTTGGTGTGcccgagtccatcataacagACAACGGAGTAAACTTGAATAGTCACCTGAAgaaggatatctgtgagcaattcaaggTCACCCATCAAAATTCGACAGCTTATCAGCCGCAAATGAACGGAGTcgtagaagcagccaacaaaaatatcaaaaggatattgaggaaaatgactAATAGTCATAAGGGTTGGCATGAAAAGTTGCCTTATGCTCTACTAGGATACCGTACTACAGCCAGGACTTTAACAGGAGCAACTCCATACCTGCTGGTCTATGAAACTGAAGCAGTCATACCTGCTGACGTTGAGATACCTTCGCTGAGAATCATTCACGAAGGGAAATTGGACAATGTTGAATGGGTTGGAGCTCGTTATGAGCAATTGGCCTTGATTGATGAGAGAAGGATGGTTGCTGTCTGTCACGGTTAA